One part of the Longimicrobium sp. genome encodes these proteins:
- a CDS encoding methyl-accepting chemotaxis protein, protein MRTTSLDFDELFARERWTVLRERHRQAIGTRWIMVGISFGLAAVGHYTGALEITLTEAAILAGTSAVLNGAAVLAAWRNRFAPWQFWVMLSSDTLMIALLAAFLGTHGYLVLPFLVFATGAYALGMPVAARVLLLQSLVAYPLARWVGMADQPAAARAVIAVEAFFLLCISWLAMQGPLAYTRRLQRVRKALARAQEGDFTGRLPDRYLDDIGFLSVSVNAMSQTVGDMVRQIQEHSASLASLSDTLASTAAGVQDAARVIGEATSAAAEEADQQLALVARGEESVSAIAGASAQLRAEAARSADTAHGLRGEAQEHARRVDRAGGLLVELSDDYRRLGGAVDALEAAGARVSVFVEAIQEIAEQTNLLALNAAIEAARAGEQGRGFAVVAGEVRQLAAQSAASAAEVAGVVGETSAALAEVRGRLHAGSARIGGVGAVAGAGSESLGSIIQGLERTVEFIDRITADVDQQAGAMEALRGDVSRIRVIAGAAQDRARLAAAAAGHQHGAMEQLAATSARTAETAGTLSGLAAQFRAGDAAPAEEPADAPVADGAVALVPPRLVAEPRPA, encoded by the coding sequence GTGCGCACGACCTCCTTGGATTTCGACGAGCTTTTTGCGCGCGAGCGCTGGACGGTGCTGCGCGAGCGCCACCGCCAGGCCATCGGCACGCGCTGGATCATGGTGGGCATCTCCTTTGGCCTGGCCGCGGTCGGACACTATACCGGCGCGCTGGAGATCACCCTGACGGAAGCCGCCATCCTGGCGGGCACCTCGGCCGTCCTGAACGGCGCCGCCGTGCTCGCCGCGTGGCGCAACCGGTTCGCTCCCTGGCAGTTCTGGGTCATGCTGTCGTCCGACACGCTCATGATCGCCCTGCTGGCGGCGTTCCTGGGAACGCACGGCTACCTGGTGCTCCCCTTCCTGGTGTTCGCCACCGGCGCCTACGCGCTGGGAATGCCGGTCGCCGCGCGCGTGCTGCTGCTGCAGTCGCTGGTGGCCTATCCCCTCGCGCGGTGGGTGGGGATGGCGGACCAGCCCGCCGCCGCCCGGGCGGTGATCGCCGTGGAAGCCTTTTTCCTGCTCTGCATCAGCTGGCTGGCCATGCAGGGACCGCTGGCCTACACGCGCCGGCTGCAGCGCGTGCGCAAGGCGCTGGCACGGGCGCAGGAGGGCGACTTCACCGGCCGCCTTCCCGACCGCTACCTGGACGACATCGGCTTCCTGTCGGTTTCCGTCAACGCCATGTCGCAGACGGTAGGCGACATGGTCCGCCAGATCCAGGAGCACTCCGCCTCGCTCGCCTCCCTTTCCGACACCCTCGCCTCCACCGCCGCCGGGGTGCAGGACGCCGCCCGGGTGATCGGCGAGGCGACGTCGGCCGCGGCGGAAGAGGCCGACCAGCAGCTGGCCCTGGTGGCGCGCGGCGAAGAGTCGGTATCCGCCATCGCCGGCGCCAGTGCCCAGCTCCGGGCCGAGGCGGCGCGCTCCGCCGACACCGCGCACGGCCTGCGCGGCGAGGCCCAGGAGCACGCGCGCCGGGTGGACCGGGCGGGCGGGCTGCTGGTGGAATTGAGCGACGACTACCGCCGGCTGGGCGGCGCGGTTGACGCGCTGGAGGCGGCGGGCGCGCGGGTCAGCGTCTTCGTCGAGGCCATCCAGGAAATCGCCGAGCAGACCAACCTGCTGGCGCTGAACGCGGCCATCGAGGCGGCGCGCGCGGGCGAGCAGGGGCGCGGCTTCGCCGTGGTGGCGGGCGAGGTCCGGCAGCTCGCGGCGCAGTCCGCGGCCTCCGCCGCCGAGGTGGCGGGGGTGGTGGGAGAAACGTCGGCGGCGCTGGCCGAGGTGCGCGGGCGGCTTCACGCGGGAAGCGCGCGCATCGGCGGGGTGGGCGCGGTGGCGGGGGCGGGTTCGGAGTCGCTGGGGTCCATCATCCAGGGGCTGGAGCGCACGGTGGAGTTCATCGACCGCATCACCGCCGACGTCGACCAGCAGGCCGGGGCCATGGAGGCGCTGCGCGGCGACGTGTCGCGCATCCGCGTGATCGCCGGCGCGGCGCAGGACCGCGCCAGGTTGGCCGCCGCCGCCGCGGGGCACCAGCACGGCGCCATGGAGCAGCTTGCCGCCACCAGCGCCCGCACGGCCGAGACGGCGGGAACGCTCAGCGGACTGGCCGCGCAGTTCCGCGCCGGTGATGCCGCACCGGCCGAGGAGCCGGCGGACGCGCCCGTGGCGGACGGAGCCGTGGCCCTCGTCCCGCCGCGGCTGGTTGCCGAGCCGAGGCCCGCGTGA